From Parafrankia discariae, the proteins below share one genomic window:
- a CDS encoding alpha/beta hydrolase codes for MSKNLSHVTAPTQYIANGGVRFAYRRFGSGTGTPLLFLQHFRGGLDHWDPAVTDGLAAGREVILFNNAGVASSTGETPDTFGAMADHAAEFLHALGPAQVDVLGLSMGGAVAQELALRHPELVRRLIIAGFKPRAGEDEGTAPDMLEVATRHEVPTLEDFLYLFFEPSETSQAAGRSFWERRHQRAVDVDPPTTKQTMLAQLSAAGEWAQPHGERYSKLVPHQATFALATMVRSFLSVAWRFRQPR; via the coding sequence GTGTCGAAGAATCTCTCACATGTGACGGCGCCTACTCAGTACATTGCGAACGGCGGCGTCCGTTTCGCTTATCGGCGATTTGGCAGTGGCACCGGAACACCCCTTTTGTTCCTCCAGCATTTTCGCGGCGGCCTGGACCACTGGGACCCGGCGGTGACCGACGGACTCGCCGCGGGCCGGGAGGTGATCCTCTTCAACAACGCGGGAGTCGCCAGCTCGACCGGCGAGACACCGGACACCTTCGGCGCGATGGCGGACCACGCCGCGGAGTTCCTGCACGCGCTGGGTCCGGCGCAGGTGGATGTGCTGGGGCTGTCGATGGGCGGGGCCGTGGCGCAGGAACTCGCACTACGCCACCCCGAGCTGGTCCGGCGCCTGATCATCGCCGGATTCAAGCCGCGCGCGGGTGAGGACGAGGGAACCGCGCCCGACATGCTCGAGGTCGCGACCCGGCACGAGGTGCCGACCCTGGAGGACTTCCTCTACCTGTTCTTCGAGCCGTCCGAGACCAGCCAGGCCGCCGGCCGGTCGTTCTGGGAGCGGCGCCATCAGCGCGCCGTCGACGTCGACCCGCCCACCACGAAGCAGACCATGCTGGCCCAGCTCTCCGCCGCCGGAGAATGGGCGCAGCCGCATGGCGAGCGCTATTCGAAACTAGTGCCGCATCAGGCAACGTTCGCCTTGGCGACGATGGTGCGGAGTTTCTTGTCCGTGGCGTGGCGGTTCCGCCAGCCGAGGTAG
- a CDS encoding TetR/AcrR family transcriptional regulator → MERATESREAAERLGPRERILVAARALFYGQGIHATGVEQLAEAAGVSKRTLYQLFGSKDGLVAAYLTWMSQHAPTNERHLRRAGLTPRERLLALFGRPTSSVAVRGCPIHNAAVEITNPRHPGAAVIHAHKEGFLRQLVDTAAQAGARDPETLGRQLFVLFEGATALGTSTGELASYDYARSVAQALVDQALVHQALPAPPAAGPEATRPPEHGGWPTPAGRSP, encoded by the coding sequence GTGGAACGAGCAACGGAGTCGCGTGAGGCGGCCGAGCGGCTCGGCCCGCGCGAGCGCATCCTTGTCGCGGCTCGTGCGCTGTTCTACGGGCAGGGCATCCACGCGACCGGTGTGGAGCAGCTCGCCGAGGCGGCCGGTGTCTCCAAACGGACGCTGTACCAGCTGTTCGGCAGCAAGGACGGGTTGGTGGCCGCCTACCTGACCTGGATGAGCCAGCACGCCCCGACCAACGAGCGCCACCTGCGGCGGGCCGGTCTGACACCGCGGGAACGCCTGCTCGCGCTCTTCGGGCGTCCCACGTCGTCGGTAGCCGTGCGGGGCTGCCCGATCCACAACGCCGCCGTCGAGATCACCAACCCGCGCCATCCGGGTGCAGCCGTGATACACGCCCACAAGGAAGGCTTCCTGCGCCAACTCGTGGACACCGCCGCGCAGGCCGGTGCCCGCGACCCCGAGACCCTGGGCCGTCAACTGTTCGTCCTGTTCGAGGGCGCCACCGCCCTGGGTACCTCAACCGGTGAACTCGCCTCCTACGACTACGCCCGCTCGGTCGCCCAGGCCCTCGTCGATCAGGCCCTCGTCCATCAGGCACTGCCGGCGCCACCCGCGGCCGGGCCGGAGGCCACCAGGCCGCCGGAGCACGGCGGGTGGCCCACCCCGGCGGGCAGGTCGCCGTAA